A single region of the Gracilibacillus caseinilyticus genome encodes:
- a CDS encoding ABC transporter permease — protein MRHIFVLQWQRLRRTPFMTISMIALTFIFIVLIGGANMGPQTIAIPIHFSGDVTEESKLWLKDKMEELEAFSFEETELAQIREDVALGNVSLGIKLEEDQYTIIASTENQNQMLVDNHLQLAYWEKLKLDQVAAEDREAVEKALQQPPIKVKSTIGETSGDGVLFDNNLQALFGMTLFFAIYTIVFSLSEVAEEKQRGSWDRLILSPVRKWQIYIGYLGFAFVIGMVQMMLVFLMFDHLFHFDISDSWLAIIVICSFYTFAIVALGMLLIGLVNRSSQLNAVVPIIAVSMAMLGGAYWPSEIVENQVVQFASQLIPVTYAMDALKAVAIYGHPLQDITQPVVILFLMGVFFMGIGINLMERR, from the coding sequence ATGAGACATATCTTTGTATTACAATGGCAACGATTAAGACGAACACCTTTTATGACCATATCAATGATTGCTCTTACTTTTATATTCATTGTGCTCATTGGCGGTGCAAATATGGGGCCACAAACTATCGCAATTCCAATTCACTTCTCGGGAGATGTTACAGAAGAATCAAAATTATGGTTGAAAGATAAAATGGAAGAATTAGAAGCGTTTTCTTTTGAAGAAACGGAACTGGCTCAAATCAGAGAGGATGTAGCGTTGGGGAATGTCAGCTTAGGTATTAAATTAGAAGAGGATCAATACACCATAATAGCCAGTACAGAAAATCAAAACCAAATGCTTGTCGATAACCATCTTCAGCTCGCTTACTGGGAAAAGCTGAAGCTCGATCAAGTAGCAGCTGAGGACCGTGAGGCAGTAGAAAAGGCATTGCAGCAACCTCCTATTAAGGTAAAGAGCACCATAGGTGAAACGAGTGGCGATGGCGTGTTATTTGATAATAACTTGCAGGCGTTATTTGGTATGACTCTATTCTTTGCTATCTATACCATTGTTTTCAGTTTAAGTGAAGTAGCAGAGGAAAAGCAACGGGGAAGCTGGGATCGTCTGATTTTGTCTCCTGTTCGTAAATGGCAAATTTATATCGGGTATCTAGGATTTGCTTTTGTAATCGGAATGGTGCAAATGATGCTGGTTTTTTTGATGTTTGATCATTTGTTTCATTTTGATATAAGTGACAGTTGGCTTGCTATTATTGTGATTTGCAGTTTTTATACGTTTGCGATTGTAGCACTTGGTATGCTGCTAATTGGCCTGGTAAACCGATCGTCGCAATTAAATGCAGTGGTTCCGATCATTGCTGTAAGTATGGCAATGTTGGGCGGGGCTTACTGGCCGAGCGAAATTGTGGAAAATCAGGTAGTTCAGTTCGCTTCACAACTCATTCCTGTTACGTATGCAATGGATGCTTTAAAGGCAGTAGCGATTTACGGTCATCCATTACAAGACATCACGCAGCCCGTTGTCATCCTGTTTTTAATGGGAGTGTTCTTTATGGGGATTGGCATTAACCTAATGGAGCGGCGATAA
- a CDS encoding TspO/MBR family protein produces MRNFWINLTALSLVVVINALANIIPINGMTTGEISNQLTVLFTPAGYVFSIWGLIYLLLAIWVFAQLPKNRRYAPIYQACSELFWISSILNVGWLLSWHYQIFWLSTILMIGLLTILIVLYLRAKQVKNSTFDILPFSIYLGWISVATIANISYYLVYIGWDQHAVFWTMVMIIVATLLALFFLWNQKDIFYVLVFIWAFIGIGVKNQADYMNVAVTAYACAFILLIVTTIYSMKRGIQIGGNN; encoded by the coding sequence TTGAGGAATTTTTGGATTAACTTGACCGCTTTATCACTTGTAGTAGTTATCAATGCATTGGCAAATATCATACCGATAAACGGCATGACAACAGGAGAAATATCTAATCAACTGACTGTTTTATTTACTCCAGCAGGCTATGTTTTTAGTATTTGGGGGCTTATTTATCTATTACTTGCTATCTGGGTGTTTGCCCAGCTGCCAAAAAACAGACGATATGCCCCTATTTATCAGGCATGCAGCGAATTATTCTGGATAAGTTCCATTCTAAATGTTGGATGGCTACTTAGCTGGCATTATCAGATTTTTTGGCTGAGTACGATCTTGATGATCGGTCTTTTAACAATCTTGATCGTACTGTATTTACGTGCTAAACAAGTGAAAAATTCAACCTTTGATATCTTACCCTTTTCGATTTATTTAGGCTGGATCAGTGTTGCAACCATTGCTAATATCAGCTATTACCTGGTTTACATCGGATGGGATCAGCATGCCGTTTTCTGGACAATGGTGATGATTATCGTTGCTACGTTATTAGCCCTGTTTTTTCTTTGGAATCAAAAGGATATATTCTATGTACTAGTGTTCATTTGGGCATTTATCGGAATAGGCGTCAAGAACCAAGCGGATTATATGAACGTCGCCGTAACAGCCTATGCCTGTGCCTTCATCCTATTGATAGTCACCACTATATACAGTATGAAAAGAGGAATACAAATAGGCGGTAATAATTAG
- a CDS encoding cryptochrome/photolyase family protein, with protein MSKTIIVWFRDDLRILDHPALYHAALDGKVIPLYIHNETEHTNSEWYSLQALTAFQQQLRDKGATLVIKHGEPVRIIPEVVQTFEADAVYCHYQYGPGSREQDEQIKENLFVPVRQFHGNVLTEPGTILNKQKQPYKVFTSFWKSLRSLPIAKPFPVPHKVDWYNGKASAIPHAPKSPLNTYWQAGERQALNKWRQFLHDQINHYQEYRDFPGIDATSLLSGHLSHGEISPKLIWHEAKEALEITSMENRFQHTMEESTETFLKQLVWREFAYHQLTFFPQIIDKPLQPKFQAFQWQEPDPLLLDSWKKGLTGYPLVDAGMRELLETGYMHNRVRMVTGSFLVKHLLIHWLDGQAWFSRMLVDHDLANNTMGWQWVAGTGFDSSPFFRIFNPVKQAEKFDPDGTYMRNWLPELRNLPLEYLYHPWEAPEGVLQEAGITLGKDYPLPIVEHQYARERALEAFKQLKKEANNH; from the coding sequence ATGAGTAAAACAATAATTGTTTGGTTCAGAGATGACTTGCGTATACTGGATCATCCTGCCCTTTATCATGCCGCTTTGGACGGCAAAGTGATACCCCTTTATATACATAATGAAACAGAGCATACCAACAGTGAATGGTACAGTCTGCAGGCGCTCACAGCCTTTCAACAGCAATTACGAGATAAAGGTGCCACTTTGGTGATAAAACATGGTGAGCCGGTTCGTATCATACCAGAGGTTGTCCAAACATTTGAAGCAGATGCGGTATATTGTCATTATCAATACGGGCCAGGGAGCCGTGAACAAGACGAACAAATAAAAGAAAACCTATTTGTTCCTGTCAGACAGTTTCACGGGAACGTGCTTACCGAGCCTGGTACCATTTTAAACAAACAAAAACAGCCATACAAAGTGTTTACATCCTTTTGGAAAAGCTTGCGTTCTTTACCGATAGCAAAACCTTTTCCGGTACCACATAAGGTGGATTGGTATAACGGCAAAGCCTCGGCCATACCACATGCTCCAAAGTCACCATTAAACACGTATTGGCAAGCAGGTGAGCGACAAGCGTTAAATAAATGGCGGCAATTCCTGCATGATCAAATAAACCATTACCAGGAATATCGTGATTTCCCAGGAATCGATGCTACGTCTCTTTTATCTGGCCATTTATCACATGGTGAGATCAGTCCAAAGCTAATCTGGCATGAAGCAAAGGAAGCATTAGAGATTACCAGCATGGAAAATCGATTCCAACATACAATGGAAGAAAGCACAGAAACATTTTTGAAGCAGCTTGTATGGCGTGAATTCGCCTATCATCAGCTAACATTTTTCCCGCAAATTATCGATAAACCACTTCAGCCAAAGTTCCAAGCGTTTCAATGGCAGGAACCGGATCCTCTGTTACTCGATAGTTGGAAAAAAGGACTAACCGGTTATCCCTTGGTTGATGCCGGTATGCGCGAGCTCTTAGAAACAGGTTATATGCATAATCGCGTTCGTATGGTTACCGGTTCATTTTTGGTGAAGCACCTGTTAATCCATTGGCTGGATGGACAAGCCTGGTTTTCACGGATGTTAGTGGATCATGATTTAGCGAATAATACGATGGGATGGCAATGGGTCGCAGGAACCGGATTCGATTCTTCACCCTTTTTTCGAATTTTCAACCCTGTAAAACAAGCAGAGAAATTCGATCCAGATGGAACCTATATGCGAAACTGGCTTCCAGAATTGCGAAACCTCCCCCTCGAATACCTTTACCACCCTTGGGAGGCACCGGAGGGAGTATTACAAGAGGCTGGTATAACACTAGGTAAAGACTATCCACTTCCAATCGTTGAACACCAATATGCGAGAGAGCGTGCTTTAGAAGCTTTCAAGCAGCTTAAAAAGGAGGCAAATAACCATTGA
- a CDS encoding YbgA family protein, which produces MALAPARQKEIGQIIANHQKLEMTDIYEKMHGLVESINEAPSRGAVVKAISHMFGYFREDLTVEEKRNFMEILSKYREGSLQLQELLRQMTDWAWLFQKNYIQAQSILSGLGED; this is translated from the coding sequence ATGGCACTAGCGCCAGCCAGACAAAAAGAGATTGGACAAATAATTGCCAATCATCAAAAGTTAGAAATGACAGATATATACGAAAAAATGCATGGGTTGGTTGAATCAATAAATGAAGCTCCTTCTCGTGGGGCGGTTGTGAAAGCAATCAGTCATATGTTTGGTTATTTCCGCGAGGATTTAACCGTAGAGGAAAAGAGGAATTTTATGGAAATACTTTCAAAGTATCGTGAAGGCAGCTTACAACTTCAAGAGCTGTTGCGACAAATGACAGATTGGGCATGGCTATTTCAGAAAAATTATATTCAAGCCCAATCGATTCTATCCGGATTAGGCGAGGACTGA
- a CDS encoding PH domain-containing protein, producing MFKKIASDALGLSDIGKIILPEDFDKTDSDDYVLHEDGEKIHFLIKSKSDEYCFTNRALIHLDGEKASSSKRNIFRYDYYQHQIRNVSVETAGTIDLDLEIKFSIGNQVLSVDIDKKEGEAIADLYKSLVKISHIQDEHERMKDFAKDSLQISQSLFTDNRFHDGNVATEFEKATHFAYDWFQATYNENTRKDFGEVFEKYIQN from the coding sequence ATGTTCAAAAAAATTGCAAGTGACGCTTTAGGATTAAGTGATATTGGTAAAATCATTCTTCCAGAAGATTTTGACAAAACAGACTCTGACGATTATGTATTGCATGAGGATGGGGAAAAGATTCATTTTCTGATCAAATCAAAATCAGATGAATACTGCTTTACTAATCGCGCTTTGATCCATCTGGACGGTGAAAAAGCATCCAGCAGTAAACGAAACATCTTCCGCTATGATTACTACCAGCATCAAATTCGCAATGTTTCCGTGGAAACAGCTGGAACAATCGATTTAGATTTAGAAATTAAATTTTCAATCGGCAACCAGGTTCTTTCTGTTGATATCGACAAAAAAGAAGGCGAGGCGATCGCTGACTTATATAAATCATTAGTAAAAATCTCACACATTCAGGATGAACACGAACGAATGAAAGATTTTGCCAAAGACAGTTTACAAATTTCACAGTCTCTTTTTACCGACAACCGATTCCATGATGGTAATGTTGCAACCGAGTTTGAGAAAGCAACCCATTTTGCCTATGACTGGTTCCAAGCTACTTACAACGAGAACACTCGTAAGGATTTCGGTGAAGTATTCGAAAAATATATCCAAAATTAA